Genomic window (Juglans microcarpa x Juglans regia isolate MS1-56 chromosome 2S, Jm3101_v1.0, whole genome shotgun sequence):
AAACTATAAACATAAAAAGGAGTTGGGCAAAAATAAGAACCTGATAGTAGGCCGCTTTGGCTTAGAATTGAGGGAAGGAATGGTAGCCGGAGAGTGAAAACATACAGTTCTTGTTGTGATACCCACAAACCCAGCATCAATTCTCTGAGAATCACCGTTACCTGTGGAAGGGGAAAGCCAAGAGAGAGGAGCAACTCCGGCCACTGCATTTGCCATACTTTTTTGAGTTGGAGCGGTGTTCGTTTATCTTTTTCTGGGCCTTCTGGGTTTGAACGGCGAGTGTTATCGTGAGACCCACTCGGCATCCACTAGAGTAGGATAACGTTTGGTAAAAAACCTTTATCTAATTGGACCATGACGTAGTATacctaatatattaataactgaAAACATATCGATTaatgttgaaaataaaaatttgtgtaCTCTTAATATCAGTCACAAAGTAACATATGTATTGATGAAGCTTCAATCGTGAGTAATTAATTAACTTgtaatctgaattttttttatatatcaatcACAACTGTAACAAAtgaagtaatttaaaaaaaaaaaaaagttcaattcaaatcaaataaactGACTAATTACTTATTAGTTTGTATCTAATTTGACTAAATGTTGTATATATCGATAAATGGAGTTTGaattaatcaaacaaattaaatcCTTAACTTTTATTCATTCTGTTGGGCACGGTAAGTAAATGCAAAGTTACGAGAGATTCACGTCGTGACAACAAGCGAGCAAAGGATAGGGTGACGCCATACACGCCGCATAGGCCAAAATAAAATTCGGGAAAATGTCCAAGCAACAATATTCCTATAGGACATGATCCATGGAGAAAGGTTCAAGCGAGATACTCGCAATTCAGGGACACTATCGGTGACGAGATACTCGCGTTAGATGGCtggatgatttgtaaataatagaataaaaattaaattatttattatattttatttaaaaatttaaaaaattataatgatatgaTGAGATGTGATAAGTCTCGTTTGTATTtaaggactcgtttgttttcagagatgagatgagattaaagttaacaagttgaataaaatattattaaaatatattttttaatattatttttgttttaggatttgaaaaggttaaattatttattttattttgtatggagatttaaaaaaattataatgatgaaatgagatgagatgagataaaatatttcttaaaaacaaacaaggccttagatATTTGCACTTGGATGCTGCCATCTGTAAAATCCAGTTCGGGAAAGAAACATTTCTAACTGAGCGCTAAGAATTTTGCCATAACGTCATTGATATACACCTCAATCCCTATAAATATCCTCCCAGATATGTTACAAGGagattctgatttttttttatttttattattattaatggaaATGATTTCCTCTCTGAGGGCGACTAGCCAAATGCTAGTCAAATGCTTTCAAGTAAGACTATGAGTTATGTAAATCTATTGCAAATgtcatatttgaaaagttactatttaccaatcaaaagtatattttattaaaaaataatctaatgaTCTAATTTTCAATGCAGACCCAGGAGTTTGATATTCTCTATTGTTTTACATTTAGTCTCTGTAagcaactttttattttttgattatttgaggtcagattttaaattttcttgttatttgatatatatatatatatatatatatatacatatatatttttttatttgaccacaaaatcaattaaattagtgttcaattttatcattataaagtATCAGTAGCAGGGTTGGCAAAATGTGTTTATTGGataattaagttgaaaaaaatagttgtcaaataataatttaattaatattaaattattaattgacatatagttaatataattacaaatttttaaaaaaatatataaaaaaatattattaaaaatataatattttattattattttgactaatagataGATAATTCTATGTGGAGTTATATCTTGaatgaaaaagacaaaagataaatcATATGGTTTTAGGCACCTTTTAGCTTTGGCTCTCGCTATTGCCAATTAGGATATGTTTGGATTCGgaaaatatttcgtttcatctcatctcattttattattataatttttttaaattttcatacaaaatataataaacaagttaatttttttaaatctcaatttaacttttttaaatcttaaaacagtaataatattaaaacaataatattctaataatatttttttaatcttttatctaaaattatttcatctcatctctgaatctaaatcaGCCTAACTTAACCATTAAAGACATTCCAAAACTTTATCTTAATTGCATATTGACAAAGTAGTAGGAAGGCATTGCTGAAACTTTCATCAAACACATTCATTAAAGAGAGTCGGCAGTATTGACGAATCTTGCAAGCAAACGAAGGATCCTTCATTTTTCATCGATCTTGAATAAAACCACAATGCCGAAGGAGCTTATATCATGATCGGGCTTATAATGGCGACAAGGTCAACCACACCATGGTCGGGTCCCAGTTCAACTTTGCTTTCGGCTAAGTTGAAAAAAACTCCGTTGAAAGCAAATTATATTGCTGGAGTGAACACCCGTCCCTCTCGAGTCTGGAATTAATAGCTGGTTGGAAAGCAAGGTCATTACTGGTTTGTTTCTCGGTGAAAAGCTGTTTCCACGCGAAGTCTGTTGCTCCAGACAATCCTTGTCGCTTTGTTCTTCATGGTCCGGTCCGGAAGGCCATTTCTGTCCAGTACCAATGTAGGTAGAGATGTAGGCCCGggcaaaagaaaatgagaatttCACATGAGTTGACTGCCCATGTTTTATGAACAGAACAATATCCAACACGGAAGTGACCAGCAGTCTCCGATTTCCTTCTTCCTCAGTTTTTCCTGCAATCAGAGCTCCAATCATTTAGCAGACTCAGAaacccagtttttttttttttttcccctagcTGTAAGTCTGCTGCCATTATTTTCCCACTCGTTTTCTTTGCCCCCCTCCTTGGAGTAAGTTGACTTGACCTTCGTAAGGTCGTCTTTCCCATTTGATCCGAAGGGAAACTTCTTGGTTAAAGTAGCTGCAATTTTGGCAATCACCAAAACTAGGATTTAATTTAGTTCTCAGTGATGGATAGAAGGCGGGATGAAGAAGATAATAATGTAGCTGCAGTCTACGAAGCCTCGTTGAATGGCTGTGTAAGCACCTTGAACACGTTGATCCAAAGGGATGCAATGCTTCTTCATAAAATCTCGTTGACATCCTTCGCTGAAACCCCCTTACACATAGCAGCTTTGCTTGGCCATGTCGAATTTACTGGAGCTCTTCTCAGCAAGAAACCAAATCTTGCTAATGAAGTTGACTCACAGGGTCGAACCCCCCTTCACTTGGCTTCTGCAGAAGGGCACACCGAGATTGTAAAGGCATTATTGCGGCAAACAAATGCAGAAATTTGCCTAGTTTGTGATGAAGATGGAAGAATTCCTCTCCATTTAGCAGCAATGAGAGGACGAATGGAGGTGATAAAAGAGTTGCTTTTTGCCAAACCACAGTCGATCAGGGTGGAGCTCGATGGCTGTAATGTTTTGCACTTGTGTGTTCGATATAATCATTTGGATGCTCTGAAACTACTTGTGGAATCCTCCATTAATGATCAGGATGATTTCCTCACCTCCAAAGACAGTGACGGTAACTCAATCTTGCATTTAGCCACCATGTTCAAGCAAACGAAGGTACTGTCATGTAATTAACTATCTCTAAAATTACTCTATTCTGAGGagagaaaatattatgaattcTCTTTCTAATTAACGTTATAATATTATCGTgttcttaaaaattatttgagatttacTTATCATGACCACCACTTTTAAacctcctttcttttctttttattttccgcTAATTTCGTTTATATACGTACACATTTCTTTTCGTATACAAACATCTATTTAGTGTAGAAAGTGtagaaaatattatcaaatatgaTCTAGATTGGAAGAACAATATTCCTAGTATAAAGAAGACATGCATGGAACATGGACAAAGCTAGAAacaattacaactttttttcttgGGGTGCTGGCCCCCTCCCCTTGACTTCGTTACGAAAGAATCACGAAGTTTTTTAAACGGTTCTTATGTTAgagtttgcataaaaataaaataaattgagattaatttttagaaaatatgcatgttttgttataaaaagaaatttaaaacgacctcaattatttgttttgtattactcataaaattctgtataagaataaaatcaagCATGTAGTTCTTGTAAATATCATGCAAAATAAAGGAGAATATAAGCCCACTAAAGGTTATTTGAATTGTTATATTTGTGCAGACCATAAAATACCTGCTTTCAATATCGGAAATAAAAAGAGAGGTCAATGCCACAAACAGAATGGGTTACACAGCGTTGGACGTCTTAGAGTTCTCTCCTAGAGACTTCAAATATCTTAGAATCCAAGACATTTTCAAAGAAGCTGGCGCAAGAAGATGCACGAATCTAATGATCAGTACTTCTTCCTCATTAGGACCAACAGTTCGCGCAGATGCTGAAGAACAAACAGCACAAAACACCATTAATGAAGCAGTACAAGCAGCTCAATCATCAAGGTTTAAGAAATGGTGGAGATACCTCCGGTCGTGGTCATGGGTTAAATACCTGAAACACCAAGGTAATTGGATAGAAGAGACACGAGGCACATTGATGGTAGTGGCGACTGTGATTGCAACCATGACTTTCCAAGCTGGGATCACCCCACCAGGTGGTGTTTGGCAAGAAAACACAACCACGGGTGGTTCTAATTGTTCAGAACCTGTGTGTGAAGCAGGCACTGCAGTTTTGTCT
Coding sequences:
- the LOC121251412 gene encoding ankyrin repeat-containing protein BDA1-like isoform X1; this encodes MDRRRDEEDNNVAAVYEASLNGCVSTLNTLIQRDAMLLHKISLTSFAETPLHIAALLGHVEFTGALLSKKPNLANEVDSQGRTPLHLASAEGHTEIVKALLRQTNAEICLVCDEDGRIPLHLAAMRGRMEVIKELLFAKPQSIRVELDGCNVLHLCVRYNHLDALKLLVESSINDQDDFLTSKDSDGNSILHLATMFKQTKTIKYLLSISEIKREVNATNRMGYTALDVLEFSPRDFKYLRIQDIFKEAGARRCTNLMISTSSSLGPTVRADAEEQTAQNTINEAVQAAQSSRFKKWWRYLRSWSWVKYLKHQGNWIEETRGTLMVVATVIATMTFQAGITPPGGVWQENTTTGGSNCSEPVCEAGTAVLSYAWPLDYINFLSFNTTSFFASLSVVLLIISGFPLRNKFAIWFLTLAMTTAVTFMALTYLWAVGLATPDHLLRKVYRMAYSSAGTWIGLLVIVGVVNTIRLFYWIMKKLRKSTRRSNTVGPIDHDIVNV
- the LOC121251412 gene encoding ankyrin repeat and SAM domain-containing protein 1A-like isoform X2 — translated: MDRRRDEEDNNVAAVYEASLNGCVSTLNTLIQRDAMLLHKISLTSFAETPLHIAALLGHVEFTGALLSKKPNLANEVDSQGRTPLHLASAEGHTEIVKALLRQTNAEICLVCDEDGRIPLHLAAMRGRMEVIKELLFAKPQSIRVELDGCNVLHLCVRYNHLDALKLLVESSINDQDDFLTSKDSDGNSILHLATMFKQTKTIKYLLSISEIKREVNATNRMGYTALDVLEFSPRDFKYLRIQDIFKEAGARRCTNLMISTSSSLGPTVRADAEEQTAQNTINEAVQAAQSSRFKKWWRYLRSWSWVKYLKHQGNWIEETRGTLMVVATVIATMTFQAGITPPGGVWQENTTTGGSNCSEPVCEAGTAVLSYAWPLDYIRNKFAIWFLTLAMTTAVTFMALTYLWAVGLATPDHLLRKVYRMAYSSAGTWIGLLVIVGVVNTIRLFYWIMKKLRKSTRRSNTVGPIDHDIVNV